One segment of Macrotis lagotis isolate mMagLag1 chromosome 1, bilby.v1.9.chrom.fasta, whole genome shotgun sequence DNA contains the following:
- the LOC141508621 gene encoding LOW QUALITY PROTEIN: NACHT, LRR and PYD domains-containing protein 3-like (The sequence of the model RefSeq protein was modified relative to this genomic sequence to represent the inferred CDS: inserted 1 base in 1 codon; deleted 2 bases in 2 codons): protein MDQWNEGNRRKYKKQIIEKFQIMRDRNACPGEYVNFHHRFTQLLLLQECRHREQKEHELLAHGREHAEIMENQGQLIEVEALFDPDEKEKTHPQIVVLRGAAGIGKTTLARKVMLDWAEGNLYQDKFHYVFYINCREMNHLKEKNTRFVDLITNTWPSLEGVMTEILSQPENLLFVIDGLDELKFPCDEHSFDLCKDWNRQQPVPILLSSLLRKTMLPESSLLITTRXTALRKCDFLFENPRHVEILGFSEEDRWKYFCKFFGDEDQAEQVFTLVVNNETLYTMCFVPLMCWIICTCLKQQMRKKKDLKQASKTTTNLYMCYLSSLVTPSGQELLVQHHRGLCYMAAEGIWEGKILFDEDDLRRHGLQPSDVSAFLDMHIFQRDSDSENCYSFIHLSFQEFFAAMFYALGKEKEINVSTTPPIPGVKDLLVNCRDSATSFVALTVYFLFGFLNTGNGKRLEEMFNCKISQEIKLDLLKWIQAGIKQEHKDSSLRNYLPEIFSHLYETQNEEFVTNAVAPFPEFRLIIYSKLHFLASIFCIKFCHNLERLQLNIA from the exons ATGGATCAATGGAATGAAG GTaacagaaggaaatataaaaaacaaattatagagaaatTCCAGATCATGAGGGATAGGAATGCTTGTCCTGGGGAATATGTGAATTTCCATCACCGATTCACACAGTTGTTGCTTCTACAAGAGTGTCGTCATAGAGAGCAAAAGGAACATGAGCTCCTGGCCCATGGAAGAGAACATGCTGAGATCATGGAAAATCAAGGACAACTTATAGAGGTGGAAGCTTTATTTGATcctgatgagaaagaaaaaacccatCCACAGATTGTTGTGCTTCGG GGGGCTGCTGGGATTGGAAAAACAACACTGGCCAGAAAGGTGATGTTGGATTGGGCAGAGGGAAATCTCTACCAGGACAAGTTCCACTATGTTTTCTATATCAATTGCAGAGAAATGAAccatttgaaagagaaaaatacaagatTTGTGGATTTGATTACTAATACTTGGCCTTCTCTGGAAGGTGTCATGACAGAAATCCTATCCCAACCAGAAAACCTCCTGTTTGTCATTGATGGTTTGGATGAATTGAAATTCCCTTGTGATGAGCACAGCTTCGATCTGTGTAAAGATTGGAATCGACAGCAACCTGTGCCTATTCTTCTGAGCAGTTTATTGAGGAAAACCATGCTTCCTGAGTCTTCTCTCTTGATCACTACAA TCACTGCTCtcagaaaatgtgattttttatttgaaaatccaCGTCATGTAGAGATCCTAGGGTTCTCTGAAGAAGATAGATGGAAGTATTTCTGCAAATTTTTTGGAGATGAAGATCAAGCTGAGCAAGTCTTTACCTTAGTAGTTAACAATGAAACTTTGTACACTATGTGCTTTGTCCCACTGATGTGTTGGATAATCTGCACTTGCCTGAAAcagcaaatgagaaaaaaaaaagatcttaaacaGGCTTCTAAAACCACCACAAACTTATACATGTGTTACCTTTCCAGTTTAGTCACCCCTAGTGGGCAGGAGCTG CTGGTTCAGCACCACCGGGGTCTCTGTTACATGGCTGCTGAGGGAATTTGGGAGGGGAAAATCCTGTTTGATGAAGATGACCTCAGGAGACATGGGTTACAGCCATCAGATGTCTCTGCTTTCCtggatatgcacatttttcaGAGAGATAGTGACTCTGAAAATTGCTACAGCTTCATTCACTTAAGTTTCCAAGAATTTTTTGCTGCCATGTTCTATGCCcttgggaaagagaaagaaattaatgttAGCACAACTCCTCCAATCCCAGGGGTCAAAGACCTTCTAGTAAACTGCAGAGACTCTGCCACCAGCTTTGTGGCTttaacagtttattttttatttggtttcctGAATACAGGCAATGGAAAGAGGCTAGAGGAGATGTTTAATTGTAAAatatcacaagaaataaagttgGATTTACTGAAGTGGATACAAGCAGGGATTAAACAAGAGCATAAAGATTCATCTTTGAGGAATTATCTAccagaaatattttctcatttatatgaaactcaaaatgagGAGTTTGTAACAAATGCGGTAGCTCCCTTCCCAGAATTCAGATTGATTATTTATTCCAAATTACATTTCTTGGCTTCTATTTTCTGCATCAAATTTTGTCATAATTTGGAAAGACTTCAACTCAACATTGCGTGA
- the LOC141508623 gene encoding pyrin domain-containing protein 1-like, whose product MSGTARNLLLRHLEYLTKEELEKFKLVYLVDHIPRGRLEGAGHLQVADVLVSSLGEQEAWELALSIWEKMGLKELCERARKDNLGWNRILRGKNRKSEGKHFGFLGIY is encoded by the exons ATGTCCGGGACTGCACGTAACCTGCTGCTTCGGCACCTGGAGTACTTGACGAAAGAAGAGCTCGAAAAATTCAAGCTGGTCTACCTGGTGGACCACATCCCCCGGGGCCGCCTGGAGGGGGCCGGTCACCTACAAGTGGCCGATGTCCTGGTCAGTTCTCTGGGGGAGCAAGAGGCCTGGGAGCTGGCTCTGAGCATCTGGGAGAAGATGGGACTGAAAGAGCTGTGCGAGCGAGCCCGGAAAG ataatctTGGATGGAACAGGATCCTGAGAGGGAAGAATAGGAAGTCAGAGGGAAAACATTTCGGATTTTTGGGGATATATTGA